Proteins encoded within one genomic window of Rhododendron vialii isolate Sample 1 chromosome 1a, ASM3025357v1:
- the LOC131299691 gene encoding putative disease resistance RPP13-like protein 1, whose product MAEVFLGAIVDVLAEKLGSGDLWNFARKERIDTQLRKLSSMLEQVQAVVADAEEKQITDRETNLWLSDLEDLSYDMDDILDEFATEALRQKVMEAPRASPSKVRKLIPNWFTSFNPSTLVSDFRMKPKMDEIDKITARLQDLFNRRMGLGLKGIAAGGSGKAPQRRPTSSLITEPCLYGRDNDKKAILELLLTDQFCSSKVGVVPIVGMGGVGKTTLAQMVYNDEMVDKHFEMKAWVCVSEVFNIVGATKAILESVTLRTCEFKSLDQVQVELKKTLAGKKFLIVLDDVWNKNHSDWSSLKSPFSDGALGSKVIVTTRIMDVAFMMAGPNKYHFLKELSEDECWSVFAQHAFEDRSMDSSDQNLVSIGREIVKKCEGLPLVARTLGGLLRCKSREDEWEGVLNSKIWELSEEESHILPALRLSYYHLPSHLKKCFAYCSILPKDYEFEEEELVYLWMAEGLIPKQTGQRKMEDLGCEYFQELLSRSFFQPSRSSELFVMHDLINDLAQFFASKTCFRLEDKLKENEGDESISKARHSSYTRGDRDGIKRFEAFKKAKNLRTFLPCGSRYQDESYLTSDVPLRLLPGLRRLRVLSLRRYKIGELSSSIGDLKHVRYLDLSCALILTLPESIGTLYNLQTLILRDCQNLNTLPANTSDLISLRHLDVTGANSLREMPPKIGKLTGLQTLSNFIVGNGNESMITELGNLIHLRGTLSVSGLENVTDALDAKRANLKDKQGLDVLLMKWSNVSDNARNGSVESKVLDILEPHKKLKKLSIYGYGGLKFPTWVGNSLFSNMVYLKFENCEKCTSLPPLGQLTSLAKLYIQGMKVVRYVGLEFYGLCRPNPFPALEILTFDDMPEWKDWTPFGAQAFARLSELSIKRCPKLPHELPRNLPRLGNLYIEECPVLVVAWIPSPAELNEVRNMLHFASLVSLHLKDVSIADSLGSLEAADQVVLKNSSHSLLSSLTFLQMENIQGTCLPSWVFQGLTRIQELSLCSFEELTTLWEDDERLQNCLPALRRLTIEGFPQLVSLFAEREEGDDLKSLQELSISKCPRLISFPVLPSTLKELRIDHCDGLVSLPDLTLLNNLEKLFLFSCPSLLYLTSGRGLPLALKELWVCLCAELKSLIAEEGIKINCPSLESVKIRECQRLKTLPDVMQNSNGLKNLSRLEICWCGNLESIPEGWFPTTNFREFSISTCEKLKPLPYHAYNNNRLASVKKLFLRSSPMATGLLSHILDEGSSSNFTNLTELLIHNIDIGKLCGLHRLYSLRELSLVNCDWVSFPEDEMLSFPSSLVHLGILCSPNLEKLSFKDFENLVSLEKLCIGCCPKLTSISELRLLPSLLHLEISDCPNLTSFPEQWLPPSLSHLEITGCPEFTLFPEQGLPPSLLDLWIFDCPNLASFPEQGLPPSLLDLGIFDCPNLASFPEQGLPPSLLHLSIIGCPILKRRCEKRRGQYWRFIAHIPEVEIDNRFVFDLED is encoded by the coding sequence ATGGCTGAAGTATTCCTTGGTGCTATCGTTGACGTGCTAGCTGAGAAGTTAGGATCCGGTGATCTGTGGAACTTTGCACGTAAGGAGCGGATTGATACTCAGCTGAGGAAATTGAGCAGCATGTTGGAACAAGTTCAGGCGGTGGTTGCGGATGCTGAGGAGAAACAAATCACCGATCGGGAGACTAATTTGTGGCTCTCCGATCTTGAAGACTTGAGTTATGATATGGATGACATACTGGATGAGTTCGCTACTGAAGCTTTGCGACAGAAGGTGATGGAAGCGCCTCGAGCTAGCCCCAGCAAGGTACGTAAACTCATACCTAATTGGTTCACAAGTTTCAATCCAAGCACTCTTGTGTCCGATTTTAGAATGAAGCCCAAGATGGACGAGATTGACAAGATCACTGCAAGGTTGCAAGACCTTTTTAATCGGAGAATGGGGCTTGGCTTGAAAGGCATTGCTGCAGGGGGGTCTGGTAAAGCTCCTCAAAGACGACCCACTTCATCTTTGATAACTGAACCGTGTTTGTATGGTAGGGATAATGATAAAAAGGCGATACTAGAGTTGCTCCTAACTGATCAATTTTGTAGTAGCAAAGTTGGTGTGGTCCCGATTGTTGGTATGGGTGGGGTTGGCAAGACCACCCTTGCTCAGATGGTCTACAACGATGAGATGGTGGACAAGCATTTTGAGATGAAAGCATGGGTCTGTGTATCAGAAGTGTTCAACATTGTAGGAGCGACTAAAGCGATTCTTGAGTCTGTCACTTTGAGGACCTGTGAGTTTAAATCCCTGGATCAAGTTCAAGTTGAACTAAAAAAGACTTTGGCTGGGAAAAAGTTCTTGATTGTTCTTGATGACGTGTGGAACAAAAACCACAGTGACTGGAGCAGTTTAAAGAGCCCTTTTAGTGATGGAGCCCTAGGAAGTAAAGTCATTGTAACAACCCGCATTATGGATGTTGCATTTATGATGGCTGGACCCAATAAATATCACTTCCTAAAGGAACTATCCGAGGATGAGTGTTGGTCAGTGTTTGCACAACATGCATTTGAGGATAGAAGTATGGATTCAAGTGATCAAAATTTGGTTTCAATTGGTCGAGAAATTGTGAAAAAATGTGAAGGTTTGCCTTTGGTTGCTAGGACACTTGGTGGCCTTCTACGGTGTAAATCGAGAGAGGATGAATGGGAAGGAGTATTAAATAGTAAAATTTGGGAGTTATCAGAAGAGGAAAGTCATATTCTTCCAGCTTTGAGATTAAGTTACTATCACCTCCCTTCGCATTTGAAGAAGTGTTTTGCATATTGTTCCATATTGCCGAAGGACTACGAATTTGAGGAGGAGGAACTAGTTTACTTGTGGATGGCAGAAGGCTTAATTCCAAAGCAAACAGgacaaaggaaaatggaagatcTTGGGTGCGAGTACTTCCAAGAATTGTTATCGAGGTCATTTTTTCAACCATCACGTAGTAGTGAACTCTTTGTTATGCATGACCTCATCAATGATTTGGCTCAATTTTTTGCAAGCAAAACTTGTTTTAGGCTGGAGGATAAGTTGAAAGAGAATGAGGGAGATGAAAGTATCAGTAAGGCTCGACATTCATCCTACACACGTGGTGATCGTGATGGCATAAAGAGGTTTGAGGCCTTTAAGAAAGCCAAAAATTTGCGGACTTTTTTACCATGTGGGTCTAGATATCAAGATGAGTCCTACTTGACAAGCGACGTTCCCCTCCGTTTATTGCCGGGTCTTAGACGTTTACGTGTGCTTAGTTTGCGAAGATATAAAATTGGTGAGCTTTCAAGTTCGATTGGGGATTTGAAGCATGTGAGGTACCTTGACCTTTCATGTGCCTTGATTTTAACGCTACCGGAATCAATAGGCACTCTCTACAACCTACAGACACTAATTTTGAGAGACTGTCAAAATCTCAACACGTTGCCTGCAAACACGAGTGACTTGATTAGTTTGCGTCATCTCGATGTTACTGGTGCAAATTCCTTACGAGAAATGCCtccaaaaataggaaaattgaCAGGTCTCCAAACTTTATCAAACTTCATTGTTGGCAATGGCAACGAGTCTATGATAACTGAGCTAGGCAACTTGATTCATCTTCGAGGGACACTTAGCGTATCAGGGTTGGAGAACGTGACAGATGCTCTAGATGCCAAGAGGGCCAACTTGAAGGATAAACAAGGCTTAGATGTGCTATTGATGAAATGGAGTAATGTCTCAGATAATGCTCGGAATGGAAGTGTTGAATCAAAAGTGCTTGATATACTAGAACCTCACAAGAAGTTAAAAAAGCTTTCCATTTATGGCTACGGTGGCCTCAAATTCCCAACTTGGGTTGGAAATTCTTTGTTCTCCAATATGGTATACTTGAAGTTCGAAAATTGTGAAAAATGCACTTCCTTGCCGCCTTTGGGGCAGTTAACCTCGCTTGCAAAACTGTACATTCAAGGCATGAAGGTAGTACGTTATGTTGGACTTGAATTCTATGGCTTGTGTCGCCCAAACCCTTTTCCAGCTCTAGAGATTTTAACCTTCGACGACATGCCCGAATGGAAAGACTGGACTCCTTTTGGAGCTCAAGCATTTGCTCGCCTATCAGAGCTCTCCATTAAAAGATGTCCCAAGCTTCCGCATGAGTTGCCAAGAAATCTTCCTCGATTAGGAAATCTGTATATTGAGGAGTGCCCGGTGTTGGTGGTTGCTTGGATCCCAAGCCCTGCGGAGCTGAATGAAGTGAGAAATATGCTTCACTTTGCTTCACTAGTCTCCTTGCATCTAAAAGATGTGTCGATTGCTGACTCATTGGGTAGTTTAGAAGCTGCTGATCAAGTAGTGCTCAAAAACTCAAGCCATAGCCTCTTGAGCTCGCTGACTTTCCTCCAAATGGAAAATATTCAGGGCACATGCCTACCCAGTTGGGTTTTTCAAGGGCTGACGAGAATCCAAGAATTATCTCTCTGCAGTTTCGAAGAACTCACAACATTGTGGGAGGACGATGAGAGACTACAAAACTGTCTCCCTGCCCTCCGACGTCTCACTATTGAAGGTTTCCCCCAACTTGTTTCCTTGTTTGCAGAAAGAGAAGAAGGAGATGACCTCAAATCTCTTCAAGAGCTTTCCATCTCCAAGTGTCCACGCCTCATCTCTTTCCCTGTCTTGCCGTCTACCCTGAAAGAGCTGCGGATTGATCACTGTGATGGGCTGGTGTCCCTACCTGATTTGACGTTGCTGAATAATCTTGAGAAGCTGTTCCTTTTTTCCTGTCCATCTCTGCTGTACTTAACTTCCGGAAGGGGGCTACCGCTCGCTCTCAAAGAACTGTGGGTTTGTCTTTGTGCAGAGCTAAAGTCGCTAATAGCAGAGGAGGGGATTAAGATCAATTGTCCATCTCTTGAATCTGTTAAGATCAGGGAGTGTCAGCGCCTCAAAACCCTACCAGATGTCATGCAAAATAGTAATGGTCTCAAGAATCTCAGTCGACTGGAGATATGTTGGTGTGGTAATCTGGAGTCCATTCCGGAAGGATGGTTTCCCACAACCAATTTCAGGGAATTCAGTATCTCTACCTGCGAGAAACTCAAGCCCCTTCCATACCACGCGTACAACAACAACCGCCTCGCTTCTGTTAAAAAGCTGTTCCTACGTAGTTCCCCTATGGCTACAGGACTCCTCTCCCACATTCTGGATGAAGGAAGTTCCTCCAACTTCACCAACCTCACTGAACTTTTAATCCACAACATCGACATCGGTAAGCTGTGTGGCTTGCACCGATTGTACTCTCTCAGAGAACTCTCCCTTGTGAATTGTGATTGGGTGTCCTTTCCAGAAGATGAGATGTTGTCGTTTCCCTCCTCTCTGGTCCATCTGGGCATCCTTTGTTCCCCAAATCTAGAGAAGCTTTCGttcaaggactttgaaaacCTTGTCTCTCTTGAAAAACTTTGTATCGGTTGTTGCCCCAAGCTCACGTCCATTTCAGAGCTAAGATTGCTTCCCTCGCTTTTGCATTTGGAGATCTCTGACTGCCCCAACCTCACATCGTTTCCAGAGCAATGGCTGCCTCCCTCGCTTTCGCATTTGGAAATCACTGGCTGCCCTGAGTTCACATTGTTTCCGGAGCAAGGGCTGCCTCCCTCGCTTTTGGATTTGTGGATCTTTGACTGCCCCAACCTTGCATCGTTTCCTGAGCAAGGGCTGCCTCCCTCG